The following are encoded together in the Bacillus sp. NP157 genome:
- a CDS encoding MarR family transcriptional regulator: protein MTLEPLPAHAPLELERFLPYRLSILSNTVSQSIADEYQDRFQLSMTEWRVMTVLARFPSSSATQVVERTRMDKVAVSRAVARLVEAGRVDRSTHDGDKRRSVLRLSDAGWAIHDEVAPMARAHEHELLARLDDEEKAWLARILDKLLSP from the coding sequence ATGACCCTCGAACCCTTACCCGCCCACGCCCCGCTGGAGCTCGAGCGCTTCCTGCCCTACCGCCTGTCGATCCTTTCGAACACGGTCAGCCAGTCGATCGCGGACGAATACCAGGACCGATTCCAGCTCAGCATGACGGAATGGCGCGTGATGACGGTGCTGGCCCGCTTCCCCTCGTCCTCGGCCACCCAGGTGGTGGAGCGCACGCGCATGGACAAGGTGGCGGTCAGCCGCGCCGTGGCCCGGCTGGTCGAGGCCGGACGGGTCGACCGCAGCACCCACGACGGCGACAAGCGCCGCTCGGTGCTGCGGCTGTCCGACGCGGGCTGGGCCATCCACGACGAGGTGGCCCCCATGGCCCGCGCCCACGAGCACGAGCTTCTGGCCCGGCTGGACGACGAAGAGAAAGCGTGGCTTGCCCGCATCCTGGACAAGCTTCTTTCCCCCTGA